The Neobacillus sp. PS3-34 genome has a window encoding:
- a CDS encoding protein kinase: protein MLKHLGAGSYGNSYQVLDNENNVTKVLKALRIHKRITTSGRKGFEKEIKFLTQIKHPGFPAFFESGSYKKIPYFTMEYIEGKNFEQLIFEDEKKYTEHEVFKIVRELLKLIEYLHDNQIIHRDIRIPNVIYDGVNVRMIDFGLAIKKKNSYEMKIHSKVKKQADVSSDFYGLGHFILFLLYSNWSTESVVEEKSWEEELDISMHGKQTIRKLLQMDTPYKSCGQIQRDIEKILVEKGRNCNVIFK from the coding sequence GTGTTAAAGCATTTAGGTGCAGGAAGCTATGGAAATAGCTACCAGGTCCTGGATAATGAAAACAATGTAACAAAGGTCCTGAAGGCTCTCCGTATTCATAAAAGAATCACTACCTCTGGACGTAAGGGCTTTGAAAAGGAAATAAAGTTTCTCACTCAAATTAAACATCCCGGATTTCCTGCTTTTTTTGAAAGTGGAAGCTATAAAAAAATACCCTACTTTACAATGGAATATATAGAAGGTAAAAATTTTGAACAATTAATTTTTGAAGATGAAAAAAAATATACTGAACATGAGGTTTTTAAAATTGTAAGGGAATTATTGAAACTGATCGAATATCTGCATGATAATCAAATCATTCATCGTGATATTCGTATTCCAAACGTGATTTATGATGGTGTCAATGTCAGAATGATTGATTTTGGTTTGGCTATAAAGAAGAAAAATTCTTACGAAATGAAAATTCATTCAAAAGTAAAGAAACAGGCAGATGTATCTTCTGATTTTTATGGACTTGGACATTTTATCCTTTTCCTGCTCTACTCCAACTGGAGTACGGAATCAGTTGTTGAGGAAAAAAGTTGGGAGGAAGAACTGGATATCTCAATGCATGGAAAACAAACGATAAGAAAGCTGCTCCAAATGGATACACCATATAAAAGCTGTGGGCAAATTCAAAGAGATATAGAGAAAATATTAGTTGAAAAAGGGAGGAATTGTAATGTCATTTTTAAATAA
- a CDS encoding sporulation protein has protein sequence MSFLNKVFASVGIGSANVDTRLKRDTFVPGDVIEGLVAIKGGKVEQNIDDIYLSLNTTYLKESNDKKYTVSACIERFRVSEPFIIAANEVKEIPFSFRLPEDTPVTLGRSKIWLATGLDIKNAVDPTDTDYLKVLPTDLMTSVFQAVQDLGFRLREADCEEAPHRMRRRLPFVQEFEFVPVSGQFRGRLDELELVFFPGGNGLTDIVLQVDRRARGLGGFLAEALERDETNVRLSVSSADIPYIRQKIENVIGKYA, from the coding sequence ATGTCATTTTTAAATAAAGTTTTTGCAAGTGTTGGAATTGGGTCTGCTAACGTTGACACAAGGCTGAAAAGGGATACCTTTGTACCGGGAGATGTTATTGAAGGGCTCGTCGCAATCAAAGGGGGAAAAGTAGAACAGAACATTGATGATATATATTTATCTCTGAACACTACATATTTAAAGGAATCCAACGATAAAAAATACACTGTTTCTGCATGTATTGAACGTTTCCGGGTTTCTGAACCTTTTATAATCGCGGCAAACGAAGTAAAAGAAATTCCTTTCTCATTTAGACTTCCAGAGGATACACCAGTCACATTAGGAAGATCGAAAATTTGGCTGGCAACAGGTTTGGACATTAAAAATGCAGTAGATCCAACAGATACAGATTACTTGAAGGTATTACCTACGGATTTAATGACATCAGTATTCCAGGCGGTTCAGGACCTTGGATTCCGTTTAAGGGAAGCAGATTGTGAAGAAGCGCCGCACCGAATGAGAAGGCGTCTTCCTTTTGTACAGGAATTCGAGTTTGTTCCAGTTTCTGGCCAATTCAGAGGCAGGCTTGATGAATTGGAACTAGTATTTTTTCCTGGTGGAAATGGATTGACAGATATTGTTTTACAAGTTGACAGACGAGCAAGAGGACTTGGAGGTTTTCTAGCTGAGGCGTTAGAAAGGGACGAAACCAATGTAAGGCTCTCGGTGTCTTCTGCAGATATCCCTTACATCCGTCAAAAAATAGAGAATGTTATAGGTAAATATGCTTGA
- a CDS encoding YodL domain-containing protein: MIKLLAKKTAAYYDVTIFQTPNFRQDKGYKVVYRTSIFGQGHEDCLEKTFKLFNVADLMPKDYRGRFLSTGDILLIDQGILGQYYYQLKPEGWKTINRIHIR; the protein is encoded by the coding sequence GTGATCAAATTACTCGCTAAAAAAACAGCCGCTTACTATGATGTGACCATTTTCCAGACTCCAAATTTTCGTCAGGATAAAGGATATAAAGTGGTATACCGCACTTCCATATTTGGACAGGGACATGAAGATTGCCTTGAGAAGACGTTTAAGCTGTTCAATGTTGCTGATTTGATGCCTAAAGACTATAGAGGGAGATTTTTATCTACCGGAGATATCCTCTTAATTGATCAAGGCATATTGGGCCAGTATTACTATCAGCTGAAACCTGAAGGTTGGAAAACGATAAACCGTATACACATTCGCTAA
- the deoD gene encoding purine-nucleoside phosphorylase, whose amino-acid sequence MSIHIGAKENEIAETVLLPGDPLRAKYIAETFLENAVCYNEVRNMFGYTGTYKGKRISVQGTGMGIPSISIYVNELMQSYNVQNLIRVGTCGAIQKDVKVRDVILAMTASTDSQMNRLTFNGIDYAPTADFDLLKKAYDAGIEKGLNLKVGNVFTADMFYNDNADHEKWAKYQILAIEMETTALYTLAAKYGRKALSVLTVSDHIITGEETSAEERQLTFNDMIEVSLEAVIK is encoded by the coding sequence ATGAGTATACATATCGGTGCTAAAGAAAATGAAATTGCTGAAACGGTTTTGCTGCCTGGCGATCCGCTTCGCGCAAAATATATTGCAGAAACTTTTTTGGAAAATGCAGTTTGCTACAATGAGGTCCGCAATATGTTCGGTTACACTGGAACATATAAAGGAAAAAGAATCTCAGTACAGGGTACTGGAATGGGGATTCCTTCCATTTCCATTTATGTGAACGAATTGATGCAAAGCTACAATGTACAAAACCTAATAAGAGTAGGAACATGTGGCGCGATCCAAAAAGACGTTAAAGTACGTGACGTAATTTTGGCGATGACCGCTTCTACTGATTCCCAAATGAATCGCCTAACCTTTAATGGCATTGATTATGCGCCAACTGCAGATTTTGATCTATTGAAAAAGGCTTATGACGCCGGGATTGAAAAGGGTCTAAATCTTAAAGTTGGTAACGTATTTACTGCAGATATGTTTTATAATGATAACGCTGACCACGAAAAATGGGCAAAATACCAAATCCTGGCTATTGAAATGGAAACAACGGCACTTTATACCCTTGCAGCAAAATATGGCCGGAAAGCACTTTCTGTATTAACTGTAAGTGACCATATCATTACAGGCGAAGAAACATCCGCTGAAGAAAGACAATTAACCTTTAATGACATGATCGAAGTATCTTTGGAAGCGGTAATTAAATAA
- a CDS encoding M15 family metallopeptidase → MKKLLLLIGCFSLLAGCSNIDPYLKKIPFLNKSDFAQENEASKYKEDKTEKPSSDNTEKPTSNDTDQPVLEAAYFNQIKQVNGKKVIQNPENIIALVNKNFALPDDYIPADLVRPNVDFPFGDQKLEKSLLRKEAASALEKMFSNAKESGIELYAVSGYRSYIRQKGLFDAEINHVGKEKAEQAVAVPGQSEHQTGLAMDIAARSTNLNLTEGFGETTEGHWLAENAHKFGFILRYPKGKEGVTVYEYEPWHFRYVGVKAATAIYEKKWTLEEYFNKVKKI, encoded by the coding sequence ATGAAAAAACTCTTATTATTAATTGGCTGTTTCTCTCTATTGGCAGGATGCAGCAATATTGATCCTTATTTAAAGAAAATACCTTTCTTAAATAAAAGTGATTTTGCCCAGGAGAATGAAGCGAGTAAATATAAGGAAGACAAAACAGAGAAACCTTCTTCTGACAATACTGAAAAACCCACAAGTAACGACACAGATCAGCCTGTTTTGGAAGCAGCTTATTTTAATCAAATTAAACAGGTAAACGGAAAAAAGGTTATTCAAAACCCGGAAAATATAATCGCACTCGTTAATAAAAACTTTGCCCTTCCTGATGACTATATTCCAGCAGATTTGGTAAGGCCGAATGTCGATTTCCCATTCGGTGATCAAAAATTGGAAAAAAGCCTTCTCCGTAAAGAAGCGGCATCAGCGCTTGAAAAAATGTTCAGTAATGCTAAAGAATCAGGGATTGAATTGTACGCAGTATCTGGATACCGTTCCTATATTCGCCAAAAAGGATTATTTGATGCGGAAATAAACCATGTTGGCAAAGAAAAAGCAGAACAAGCTGTTGCGGTGCCTGGACAAAGTGAGCACCAGACGGGATTGGCTATGGATATTGCAGCGCGTTCCACAAATCTTAATTTGACTGAAGGCTTTGGCGAAACAACTGAAGGGCATTGGCTTGCTGAGAATGCTCATAAATTTGGATTCATCCTCCGGTATCCAAAAGGAAAAGAAGGGGTAACGGTCTATGAATACGAGCCGTGGCATTTCCGGTATGTAGGAGTAAAAGCCGCCACTGCTATTTATGAAAAAAAATGGACGCTGGAAGAATATTTCAATAAAGTGAAGAAAATTTAG
- a CDS encoding S41 family peptidase — MKVVKALDEQNEHGQEIPEKKSAFIRMKKFHFFILLFLLVVLTAGITTFAMANGKENVVSVGNGRSEFNKLYTAFDTLQNGYYQKLDQKKLVNGAINGMVESLDDPYSDYMNDEESKGFHHAISSSFEGIGAEIQEKDGHIIIVSPLKGSPAEKAGLKPNDIVLSVNGKSLQGMSSSNAVMLIRGKKGTKVELSIQRPGTEGTTKVPIIRDEIPIQTVYGEMVGNGVAKVQITSFSTNTSKELVEQLNKLQKQGMKGLVLDLRQNPGGLLDQAVNISSLFVPKGKTLFKVEDRNGKVKVYGSQNEGNPDLPLVVLIDKGSASASEITAAAVKESAGVPLIGEKSFGKGTVQTAQDFPDGSNLKFTMAKWLTPNGSWIHKKGIKPDYPVALPEYANLSVIDPEKGLQLSTSSNDVKTAQKMLKAIGYNPGREDGFFDENTKAAVIKFQKDNKLEPNGVLTGNSSIKLMDLVRIKIQKNDTQLNKAVEVLKKRMK, encoded by the coding sequence ATGAAAGTGGTGAAGGCTTTGGACGAACAAAATGAACATGGACAAGAAATACCCGAAAAAAAATCAGCTTTTATTAGAATGAAGAAGTTCCATTTTTTTATCCTGCTTTTTTTGTTAGTGGTTTTAACAGCTGGAATTACAACCTTCGCAATGGCAAACGGAAAAGAAAATGTGGTTTCCGTTGGAAACGGGCGTTCGGAATTTAACAAGCTGTATACAGCTTTTGATACTTTGCAAAATGGCTATTATCAAAAATTAGACCAAAAAAAGCTGGTAAATGGCGCCATAAACGGAATGGTTGAATCTTTGGATGACCCTTATTCCGATTATATGAATGATGAGGAATCTAAAGGATTCCATCATGCAATTTCTTCATCCTTTGAAGGAATCGGTGCTGAAATTCAGGAGAAGGATGGACATATCATTATTGTATCTCCGCTAAAAGGCTCGCCTGCAGAAAAAGCAGGACTTAAACCAAATGATATAGTGCTGTCAGTCAATGGAAAAAGCCTACAAGGAATGAGTTCTTCAAATGCAGTCATGCTGATTAGAGGAAAAAAAGGCACGAAGGTAGAGCTTTCGATACAGCGTCCTGGGACTGAAGGAACAACTAAAGTGCCCATCATTCGTGATGAAATACCAATTCAAACAGTTTATGGTGAAATGGTTGGAAACGGGGTTGCTAAAGTTCAAATTACCAGTTTTTCCACAAACACTTCGAAAGAACTTGTAGAACAATTAAACAAGCTTCAAAAGCAGGGAATGAAGGGACTTGTTCTTGACCTTCGACAGAATCCAGGAGGGTTATTGGATCAGGCAGTCAATATTTCCAGTTTATTTGTTCCTAAAGGAAAGACTTTATTTAAGGTAGAAGACCGTAATGGAAAAGTTAAGGTATATGGATCTCAAAATGAAGGAAATCCAGATTTGCCATTAGTTGTATTAATTGATAAAGGCAGTGCAAGCGCATCTGAAATTACTGCTGCCGCAGTAAAAGAATCAGCGGGTGTTCCACTAATCGGTGAAAAGTCCTTCGGAAAAGGAACTGTTCAAACTGCTCAGGACTTTCCTGATGGATCTAACTTGAAATTCACTATGGCTAAATGGCTGACCCCAAATGGAAGCTGGATTCATAAAAAAGGAATTAAACCGGACTATCCAGTTGCCCTTCCTGAATATGCTAATCTGTCAGTTATCGATCCTGAAAAGGGATTACAGCTATCCACTTCATCGAACGATGTGAAAACTGCCCAGAAAATGCTTAAAGCTATAGGTTACAACCCTGGAAGAGAAGACGGATTTTTTGACGAAAACACAAAAGCTGCTGTTATTAAATTCCAGAAGGATAATAAACTCGAACCAAATGGAGTTTTAACAGGCAACTCTTCCATAAAGCTAATGGATTTAGTAAGAATAAAAATACAAAAGAATGATACACAGTTAAATAAAGCTGTTGAAGTATTAAAGAAGCGAATGAAATAA